The DNA region TTTTCAATCGCGAGTATCGCTAGGGTCGATTCTGATTCTGGTTTTTTTCGTCGCCCTCGCGCCCGGAGTCGCCGCGGCGCAGGTCACCAGCACAACCACCGATATAGGCATGATTCAAGGACTCAACCTGCCGTGGGCGGTACAGATCCTGCCGGGAACGGCGATCAGCTCTATTACTGGCAACCCAGTCCGGCATGTGTGGGAAGGCGATCAGGCTGGCTTTTGCCGCATCGATCCTGATCTCGACTCCCCAGGGCCATATACGGTCAACACCAACACCTGCGTTACCAGCGTCGGGGGGTAGCATTCATGCCGGGAAGAACGGCATTCGATCCAACCATCAACACTCTCTATTCCGTGAACAACGCCAAGCCGTCGTCGGTGGCTCGCCTCCACGTGCTTCCTGACGGCGACTCAGGCCAGGGCCTGATTAGCGTGACCTCGGAATTTCTTGGCGATGCCGGCGGCTGCGGTGTGAGCGGCAACTTTCCCTGGGCGATCGCTCTCGGTCCTGACGGCGATTTGTATGTCAGCTTCAGAAAGAGCGGGAACATCATACGCATTCTGGGTCCGCAGTCTGCTTCCGTGCCATGCGCGGGTTTCCAGGTGATGGGATCAACCTCTGACGGGAAGATCGGCAAGGGATTGGGCTGGATCGGGCACGACCTCTGGGGCGCCGACGGCATCGGTCTTTTCCGAATCGGGAATGCCGACCAGTGCTTTACTGCGGCGAACAACTTCACTCCCTGTAAGGGAATTGGTCTTCTGGTTTCTCTCGTCGCAAATCCACTGGGAATGTTCAGCGACCAGAATTATCCTGCCACCAACGGCAACAATATTTATGCGTTCGACCCCACAGGAACGAGCATCGCGCTGATCTCCGGCCTCAGCGTGGGAGTCCCGGCAGTGCAAGAAACCTGGGTATCAAACATTCAGCCAGGCTTGACGATTGCGGTGGATAATTCCAACCCGGTGAACGAAGTGATCTACCTGGGAAGCGATCCCGCGGTAGATGTACCAGCGGTCACCAATGCAGGTTGGATTGACAAAATTGTCAATGCTCCCCCGACGACACCTGACATACCGATCCGAGTAACTGCGCTGGCGGGCGATGGCCAGGCCACTGTGAGCTGGCAGTCGGGTGGCGGTGGTACCGCCACCAGCTACACGGTACACAATTCATTCTCATCGAATGGGCTGACCGTGCCCGACGTGACGGTGAGCGCTCCGGCAGGATCCACCTTCGTGCCGACAACTGCAACCGTCACCGGACTGACTGACGGTGTTTCGTACCAGTGGGAAGTCTCGGCCAGCAACTCATTCGGAACGAGCCAGTTCTCACTTCCGAGCAATTCTGTTACTCCGCACGTTGTGACTGCTCCGAGCACGCCAGGGACAGTCGTTGCCTCGCCGAGCAACGCAGCCGCAACTATCGCCTGGACTGCGCCCACCGCTAACGGCGGCTCGCCGATTACGAGCTACACAGTATCGTCCTATATCGGAGGCGTGCCCACGGGGCTGGGTATTTTCGTGGTGGCGCCCGCGACTTCGGCAACGATGAGCGGTCTAAGCAACGGAACCACCTACACGTTCACCGTGCACGCGACCAACGCAGTGGGCAGCAGTCCGGAATCGCTGCCATCCAACGCGGTCACGCCGACTGCTCCGCCGCAGGGGGCGCCCGATCTGGCAATCGCGATGGCTTCGGGACCGGCACCGAATGTGGGCGGGAACATTACCTACACCATTGTTGTCACCAACCTCGGCCCCAGTGCTGCTCCAAGCGTGGTTGTTTCCGATCCGATCCCGATCGGCGCGACATTTGTGTCTGCTTCAACTACACAAGGCGTATGCTCCGGCCCTCCGGGCTTTGCAGGCGTCCAGTGTCTGATGAGCGGCTTGCCAGCCGGAGGAAGCGCGACGATTACGGTGACGCTGACCCTGACGGGCACAATCACAGTGAATAGCGCTTCGGTGCAGGACTTCGATTCAAC from Terriglobia bacterium includes:
- a CDS encoding DUF11 domain-containing protein — encoded protein: MPGRTAFDPTINTLYSVNNAKPSSVARLHVLPDGDSGQGLISVTSEFLGDAGGCGVSGNFPWAIALGPDGDLYVSFRKSGNIIRILGPQSASVPCAGFQVMGSTSDGKIGKGLGWIGHDLWGADGIGLFRIGNADQCFTAANNFTPCKGIGLLVSLVANPLGMFSDQNYPATNGNNIYAFDPTGTSIALISGLSVGVPAVQETWVSNIQPGLTIAVDNSNPVNEVIYLGSDPAVDVPAVTNAGWIDKIVNAPPTTPDIPIRVTALAGDGQATVSWQSGGGGTATSYTVHNSFSSNGLTVPDVTVSAPAGSTFVPTTATVTGLTDGVSYQWEVSASNSFGTSQFSLPSNSVTPHVVTAPSTPGTVVASPSNAAATIAWTAPTANGGSPITSYTVSSYIGGVPTGLGIFVVAPATSATMSGLSNGTTYTFTVHATNAVGSSPESLPSNAVTPTAPPQGAPDLAIAMASGPAPNVGGNITYTIVVTNLGPSAAPSVVVSDPIPIGATFVSASTTQGVCSGPPGFAGVQCLMSGLPAGGSATITVTLTLTGTITVNSASVQDFDSTGAPLADPNPLNNTATVTTQIAVATAPTDIQVVGAAQNGGPTVGSTDTFTWQIKNGQSPTANQVTFSSTLPATLLFQSVTSTLSTCDGPAPGTSGTITCVASSIGGGQTMTVVVNVAIAASGTIPVIGSALFNGTDTNPANNAFTVTINAK